Proteins encoded by one window of Enterococcus saccharolyticus subsp. saccharolyticus:
- a CDS encoding S66 peptidase family protein, with the protein MQLKKGDTVALVGNSNPQTKPAEVEQLVYLLQAMGLDVQTSPLLFDTATTNTKAKATVLQDYFENPHIQAIFDISGGDRANSILPYLDYAKIAKHPTPFFGYSDLTTVLNSLLVVQSTKLFQLKTLLWDESGQQRQKFYETFFKQQTSLYDVAWEFVQGNDIEGLVVGGNIRCLLKLSGTPYLPDLRDKVLFLESFGGGKDAIFSMLHHLVQLPHFEQVNGILLGTFTSYQKEEIYPIEQLIKDVLPVELPIAKTTQIGHGKDSHALSLGKVIQLRA; encoded by the coding sequence ATGCAGCTGAAAAAAGGTGATACAGTAGCACTAGTTGGCAATTCGAACCCACAGACCAAACCAGCAGAAGTTGAACAATTAGTTTACTTACTGCAAGCGATGGGCTTAGATGTCCAGACAAGTCCGTTGTTATTTGACACAGCGACAACCAATACAAAAGCTAAAGCAACTGTCTTACAAGATTATTTCGAAAATCCCCATATTCAAGCAATTTTTGATATTTCAGGAGGCGATCGTGCAAATAGTATTTTGCCCTATTTGGATTATGCGAAAATTGCGAAACATCCCACCCCTTTTTTTGGTTATAGTGATTTGACAACTGTTTTAAATAGTCTATTAGTGGTGCAATCCACAAAACTGTTTCAATTGAAAACACTTCTGTGGGATGAAAGTGGGCAACAGCGTCAAAAATTTTATGAGACCTTTTTCAAACAGCAGACCAGTTTATACGATGTGGCGTGGGAATTTGTTCAAGGAAATGACATTGAGGGCTTGGTAGTAGGTGGGAATATCCGTTGCTTGCTTAAATTATCAGGAACGCCTTATTTACCAGACTTGCGCGATAAAGTGTTGTTTCTTGAAAGCTTTGGTGGTGGTAAAGATGCCATTTTTTCAATGTTGCATCATTTGGTGCAATTGCCACATTTTGAACAGGTGAATGGGATTTTATTAGGAACTTTTACAAGCTATCAAAAAGAAGAAATATATCCCATTGAACAATTAATCAAAGATGTTTTACCAGTGGAATTGCCAATTGCTAAAACAACACAGATTGGTCATGGAAAGGATTCACACGCTCTTTCTTTAGGAAAAGTTATTCAATTACGTGCTTGA
- a CDS encoding DUF1801 domain-containing protein, with protein MNIQANTIEELIDSSDHCELFQTLDHWMQDTFPELSRRLIASGTITFIGYGDLKNPADDIYTCLLSLAPQKNNISFYIGGEKNGQPILKSYEEHFAKSNVGKICLRLKNVKKLDFDILEAIVRDSIAWNEAN; from the coding sequence ATGAATATCCAAGCAAACACAATTGAAGAACTGATTGATTCAAGCGACCATTGCGAACTATTTCAAACTTTAGACCATTGGATGCAAGATACTTTCCCTGAATTATCTAGACGTTTAATTGCTAGTGGGACGATTACTTTTATTGGCTATGGCGATTTAAAAAATCCGGCTGATGATATCTATACTTGCCTACTCAGTTTGGCGCCGCAAAAGAACAATATTTCTTTTTATATTGGTGGCGAAAAAAATGGTCAACCAATTTTAAAAAGTTACGAAGAACACTTTGCCAAATCAAACGTTGGCAAAATCTGTCTCCGCCTAAAAAATGTAAAAAAACTAGATTTCGACATTTTAGAAGCGATTGTGCGTGACTCGATTGCTTGGAATGAAGCAAACTAA
- a CDS encoding MetQ/NlpA family ABC transporter substrate-binding protein, translating to MKKIKRLSSIVILAAAVVGLAACGNDSAEETESTLVKIGVVGDSNEVWAPVIEHLKEENIEIELVKFTDYTQPNEALENGDIQLNAFQGYILMDDFNASNDGHLVAIGETVLNPIGLYSDKYSSVEEIADGVEVAIANDPVNAARGLLLLQSAGLIKLEYEEGTNPAAEDIVENPKNLKILEMEAAQTARSLTDVGASVINVFMALDAGFIPKDDAIFIEPVNEESKPYYNIIVAREDDKDNEVYKKIVDAYRTDESKKLIDELYKGSVLPLW from the coding sequence ATGAAGAAAATTAAAAGGTTAAGTTCAATAGTAATTTTGGCTGCAGCCGTGGTTGGTTTAGCAGCTTGTGGCAATGACTCAGCGGAAGAAACGGAGTCAACACTTGTCAAAATAGGAGTTGTTGGTGATAGTAATGAAGTCTGGGCGCCAGTGATTGAGCATCTTAAAGAGGAGAATATTGAAATAGAGTTAGTAAAATTTACTGACTATACGCAACCAAATGAAGCTTTAGAAAATGGCGATATTCAGCTTAATGCTTTTCAAGGATATATTTTGATGGATGATTTCAATGCGTCGAATGATGGTCATCTAGTGGCTATCGGTGAAACAGTATTAAATCCAATTGGTTTATATTCGGATAAGTATAGTTCTGTGGAAGAGATTGCAGATGGAGTAGAAGTGGCAATTGCTAATGACCCAGTGAACGCTGCACGCGGACTGTTGCTTTTACAATCAGCAGGTTTAATCAAACTTGAATACGAAGAAGGAACAAATCCAGCAGCAGAGGATATCGTTGAAAACCCTAAGAATTTAAAAATCTTAGAAATGGAAGCTGCCCAGACTGCTCGTTCGCTGACAGATGTTGGTGCTAGTGTAATCAACGTATTTATGGCGTTGGATGCAGGATTTATTCCTAAAGATGATGCGATTTTTATCGAACCAGTCAATGAAGAATCAAAGCCTTATTATAATATCATTGTTGCAAGAGAAGATGATAAAGATAACGAAGTCTATAAAAAAATCGTGGATGCCTATCGCACTGACGAATCCAAAAAACTGATTGATGAATTATATAAAGGTTCTGTATTGCCTTTATGGTAA
- a CDS encoding thiamine pyrophosphate-dependent dehydrogenase E1 component subunit alpha — protein MSTNLTKEEVLKLYYEMRRIRRFEETVKEKSGTDIVGPTHLYIGEEAIAVGVCSNLTKDDYVTSTHRGHGHTLAKGAKLDRSLAELYGKKTGYCKGKGGSMHLADFSVGMLGANGVVGGGFNIATGAALAIQQRGGKEVAVCFFGDGSSNRGTFHEAVNLAASWKLPVIFVCENNGWASTTRFSETGSIPRLSERAKGYGIPGITIDGNDVEEVKNISAELINRARNGEGPSILECLSYRIEGHFLADPQLYRTKEEVQEQYENNNPITRFTEKVIRQQLVSEADLREIDDKLEAELQDAITFAENSVFPEAEEALEDLFVGEVTLYE, from the coding sequence ATGTCGACAAATCTAACTAAAGAAGAAGTATTGAAATTATATTATGAGATGCGACGAATTCGTCGTTTTGAAGAAACAGTGAAAGAAAAAAGTGGAACAGACATTGTTGGCCCAACACATTTATATATTGGGGAAGAGGCGATTGCTGTTGGAGTGTGTAGCAATCTGACAAAGGATGACTATGTGACTAGCACCCACCGTGGTCACGGTCATACTTTGGCTAAAGGTGCCAAACTGGATCGATCATTAGCTGAACTTTATGGGAAAAAAACAGGATACTGTAAAGGAAAAGGCGGGTCAATGCATCTGGCAGATTTTAGTGTTGGGATGTTGGGAGCAAATGGCGTAGTCGGTGGCGGATTCAATATTGCCACTGGCGCCGCTTTGGCAATACAGCAAAGAGGAGGAAAAGAGGTCGCTGTTTGTTTTTTTGGAGATGGTTCAAGTAATCGTGGGACATTTCATGAGGCGGTAAATCTAGCAGCAAGTTGGAAATTACCAGTAATCTTTGTCTGTGAGAATAATGGTTGGGCATCTACAACTAGATTTAGCGAAACGGGGTCGATTCCGCGATTGTCTGAACGAGCGAAAGGTTATGGTATTCCAGGAATTACGATTGATGGCAATGATGTTGAAGAAGTCAAAAACATTTCTGCTGAGTTGATTAATCGTGCTCGGAATGGAGAAGGTCCAAGTATTTTAGAGTGTCTTTCGTATCGAATCGAAGGACATTTTCTAGCTGATCCACAGTTGTATAGAACCAAAGAAGAGGTACAAGAGCAATATGAAAATAACAATCCCATCACCCGTTTTACAGAAAAAGTTATTCGCCAACAACTTGTTTCTGAAGCTGACTTGAGGGAAATAGATGACAAACTTGAGGCTGAATTGCAAGATGCAATCACCTTTGCAGAAAACAGTGTATTTCCAGAAGCAGAAGAAGCTTTGGAAGATTTATTTGTTGGGGAGGTAACATTGTATGAGTGA
- a CDS encoding alpha-ketoacid dehydrogenase subunit beta — MSDRIITFSEATREAMIEEMRADKRVFVFGEDIAKQGGIFGQFTGLKDEFGERVKDTPISETALVGAGVGAAIAGSKPIIDLHFADFIGITMDEILNQMAKARYMFGGQASLPLVLRAPDGSMKHGAAQHSQSLESWFMGIPGIRVVIPSTPENGKGLLKAAIQDPNPVIYFENKGLFPITGHVPKGEVITPLDKAEVVREGTDVTLVSYSLMLSKALNAAEHIQRTYGINVEVIDLRSIVPIDTETIYQSVKKTGRLVIAHEAIKIGGVGGEIAARVAENVWEYLQAPILRVGAKFVPVPFSPPLENYVFADEQEIIATILKSVEKREKVTK, encoded by the coding sequence ATGAGTGATCGTATTATCACATTTTCAGAGGCAACTAGAGAAGCGATGATAGAAGAAATGAGAGCAGACAAGCGTGTTTTTGTTTTTGGAGAAGATATTGCCAAACAAGGGGGGATCTTTGGTCAGTTTACTGGACTAAAAGATGAGTTTGGCGAGCGTGTAAAAGATACCCCTATTTCTGAAACTGCTCTAGTTGGGGCAGGAGTCGGTGCAGCAATCGCCGGTTCCAAACCGATTATTGATCTTCATTTTGCGGATTTTATTGGCATTACCATGGATGAAATTTTAAATCAAATGGCAAAAGCACGTTATATGTTCGGTGGACAGGCTTCTTTACCACTAGTATTGCGAGCGCCAGATGGTTCAATGAAGCATGGGGCTGCACAACATTCGCAATCGTTGGAATCTTGGTTTATGGGAATCCCGGGAATTCGTGTTGTGATTCCTTCCACTCCGGAAAACGGAAAAGGTTTGTTAAAAGCGGCCATTCAAGACCCCAATCCAGTGATTTACTTTGAAAATAAGGGGCTATTTCCTATCACAGGCCACGTTCCTAAAGGAGAAGTAATTACTCCTTTGGATAAGGCAGAAGTAGTTAGAGAAGGGACAGACGTTACTTTAGTATCGTATTCGTTAATGTTGTCCAAAGCGTTAAATGCAGCGGAGCATATTCAGAGAACTTATGGAATTAATGTAGAAGTGATTGATTTAAGAAGTATTGTACCAATCGATACAGAAACAATTTATCAGTCAGTGAAAAAGACCGGACGTTTGGTGATTGCCCATGAGGCTATTAAAATTGGCGGTGTTGGGGGTGAGATTGCAGCGCGGGTGGCAGAAAATGTTTGGGAGTATTTACAAGCACCAATTCTGCGTGTGGGGGCTAAATTTGTTCCAGTTCCATTCAGTCCGCCATTGGAAAACTATGTCTTTGCCGATGAACAGGAAATCATTGCAACGATTTTGAAAAGTGTAGAAAAACGAGAAAAGGTAACGAAATGA
- a CDS encoding pyridoxal phosphate-dependent aminotransferase — protein MLSNAKILNQLPTQFFAQLVKQVNQKILEGNDVINLGQGNPDQPTPAGIVAAMQQAVANHENHKYSQFRGNQSFKQAVADFYWKQYGVKLDPEKEVAVMGGAKIGLVELPLALLDPGDTILLPDPGYPDYLSGVALAKVQQELVPLLPENGYLPDYNSLEEEIVEKAKLLFLNYPNNPTGAQANTAFFDETVAFAKENGIAVVHDFAYGALGNETEPPVSFLQSQGAKDVGIELYTLSKTFNMAGWRIAFAVGNQVMIEALNLIQDHLFVGIFPALQEASVYALESFEQVDELVALYNQRRQIFVHAAAKIGWIAYPTNGAFYAWMPVAKGYDSVAFTELLLEKASVAVAPGSGFGKGGEGFVRIGLLVDEARLIEAVRRISELGLIFE, from the coding sequence ATGCTATCAAATGCTAAAATCTTGAATCAATTACCAACTCAGTTTTTTGCACAACTTGTTAAGCAGGTTAACCAAAAAATCTTAGAAGGAAATGATGTGATTAATTTAGGGCAAGGGAATCCTGATCAACCGACACCAGCAGGAATTGTTGCGGCGATGCAACAAGCTGTGGCGAATCATGAAAATCATAAATACTCTCAATTTAGAGGGAACCAATCGTTCAAACAAGCAGTAGCTGATTTTTATTGGAAACAATATGGCGTAAAACTAGATCCTGAGAAAGAAGTTGCTGTGATGGGTGGGGCTAAAATCGGATTGGTCGAGTTGCCATTGGCTTTACTTGATCCAGGAGACACTATATTGTTACCTGATCCAGGCTATCCAGATTATCTATCTGGTGTGGCTCTAGCAAAAGTACAGCAAGAATTAGTTCCTTTACTACCTGAAAATGGTTATTTACCTGATTATAATTCTTTAGAGGAAGAGATAGTAGAAAAAGCCAAGTTGTTGTTTTTGAATTATCCTAATAATCCAACTGGGGCTCAAGCTAATACCGCTTTTTTTGATGAAACTGTTGCGTTTGCAAAAGAAAATGGAATTGCTGTAGTACATGATTTTGCTTATGGAGCGTTGGGTAATGAGACGGAACCTCCAGTCAGCTTTTTACAAAGTCAAGGGGCAAAGGATGTAGGCATTGAGCTGTATACCTTGTCTAAAACATTTAACATGGCAGGGTGGCGAATTGCTTTTGCGGTAGGGAATCAAGTAATGATTGAAGCACTTAATTTGATACAAGATCACTTGTTTGTTGGAATATTTCCTGCGTTACAAGAAGCAAGTGTCTATGCATTGGAAAGTTTTGAACAGGTAGATGAGCTTGTTGCTTTATATAATCAAAGACGGCAGATTTTTGTACATGCTGCAGCTAAGATTGGTTGGATTGCCTATCCCACTAATGGAGCATTTTATGCATGGATGCCCGTCGCAAAAGGATATGACAGTGTAGCATTTACAGAGCTTTTATTGGAGAAGGCATCTGTTGCAGTTGCACCGGGAAGTGGCTTTGGTAAAGGCGGGGAGGGTTTCGTACGAATTGGTCTTCTTGTTGATGAGGCACGGTTAATTGAAGCTGTGAGAAGAATCAGCGAACTAGGACTAATTTTTGAATAG
- a CDS encoding helix-turn-helix domain-containing protein, with translation MPIISRLDRIMADRKISLNELSDKVGISNVNLSKLKNGHVNAIRFSTLEAICKALDCQPGDILEYQPEE, from the coding sequence ATGCCAATTATTTCGCGACTCGATCGTATCATGGCAGATCGAAAAATAAGTTTAAATGAACTATCAGACAAAGTCGGTATTAGTAATGTCAATCTCTCAAAATTAAAAAATGGGCATGTGAATGCCATTCGTTTTTCTACCTTAGAAGCCATTTGTAAAGCTTTAGATTGCCAACCGGGCGATATTTTAGAATATCAACCAGAAGAATAA
- a CDS encoding DUF2975 domain-containing protein, which produces MMKNFTIASLFLYAPFFLVILYRTKQLFEKIAQGTPVFDSQIVQQLQKISFWLYVYPLAPMIINPFLSALFTQSLEIKISLNTSLLFAIGVSLLLEVFKYGATLQYEVDETV; this is translated from the coding sequence ATGATGAAAAACTTTACAATAGCTTCTTTGTTTCTATATGCGCCCTTCTTCTTAGTCATTCTTTATCGTACCAAACAATTATTTGAAAAAATTGCGCAAGGCACACCCGTTTTTGATTCACAAATTGTACAGCAATTGCAAAAAATCTCTTTTTGGTTATATGTGTATCCACTCGCACCAATGATTATTAATCCGTTTCTCTCTGCCCTTTTTACCCAATCACTCGAGATAAAGATTAGTCTTAATACTTCTCTACTATTCGCAATTGGTGTTTCTTTATTGTTGGAAGTATTTAAATATGGTGCTACACTCCAATATGAAGTGGATGAAACTGTTTAG
- the rpsP gene encoding 30S ribosomal protein S16, which yields MAVKIRLKRMGSKKSPFYRIVVADSRSPRDGRFIETVGTYNPLTNPAQVTIKEDLVLDWLSKGAQPSDTVRNLLSKEGVMKKHHEAKFSKK from the coding sequence ATGGCAGTAAAAATTCGTTTAAAACGCATGGGTTCTAAAAAGAGTCCTTTTTACCGTATTGTAGTAGCAGATTCACGTTCTCCTCGTGATGGACGTTTCATCGAAACAGTAGGTACTTATAATCCTTTAACAAACCCAGCTCAAGTAACAATCAAAGAAGATTTAGTTCTTGATTGGTTATCAAAAGGTGCGCAACCTTCTGATACAGTTCGTAACTTACTTTCTAAAGAAGGCGTTATGAAAAAACACCACGAAGCTAAATTCTCTAAGAAATAA
- a CDS encoding KH domain-containing protein, whose protein sequence is MKDLTDLVLTIVRPLVTQPDQVSLEIVESDDFFEYNLSVAPEDIGRIIGKQGRVAKAIRTIVYGVRTEGPKKVRLNILDGK, encoded by the coding sequence ATGAAAGATTTGACAGATTTAGTCTTAACAATCGTTCGTCCTTTAGTAACCCAGCCTGACCAAGTTTCTTTAGAAATTGTAGAGTCAGACGATTTCTTTGAATATAATTTATCTGTTGCACCGGAAGATATTGGTCGCATCATCGGTAAACAAGGTCGTGTAGCGAAAGCTATTCGTACAATCGTTTATGGTGTGCGTACAGAAGGACCTAAAAAGGTTCGATTAAATATCTTGGACGGTAAATAA
- a CDS encoding VOC family protein: MMNNHSRFQLSEQTHPGMVALKVADLPKMTGFYQDLGLHVLETTPQQTILGVEQTPLIILKQLAYPNPLTRKTGLYHVAFLLPTRKDLGNTLFHYVTAKIPIDGASDHGYSEALYLTDPEGNGIEVYRDKPMSEWDIREDGEIVGITVAMDADGVLAAGDRSHKDFPAGTKIGHVHLKVADLETTETFYTEILGFSLKSDFGNQAKFFAAGTYHHHVGTNIWSGRQLPPMDEKDLGLDYVTFFVNEQAELEALVANWQEKEVLYEASDTQLQIIDPNGIQFYFQVAQ; this comes from the coding sequence ATGATGAACAATCACTCACGATTTCAATTATCTGAACAGACCCATCCAGGAATGGTTGCTTTAAAAGTAGCAGATTTACCAAAAATGACTGGCTTTTATCAAGATCTTGGTTTGCATGTATTAGAAACAACCCCACAGCAAACTATTCTAGGAGTAGAGCAAACGCCTTTAATCATTTTAAAGCAATTAGCTTATCCAAATCCCTTAACACGTAAAACAGGCTTATACCATGTTGCTTTTTTATTACCCACTAGAAAAGATCTAGGAAATACCCTGTTTCATTATGTGACAGCTAAAATTCCCATCGATGGTGCAAGTGATCATGGGTATAGTGAAGCGTTGTATTTAACAGATCCAGAAGGCAATGGGATTGAAGTCTATCGTGATAAACCAATGTCAGAATGGGATATTCGTGAAGATGGAGAAATTGTAGGTATTACGGTGGCAATGGACGCAGATGGTGTCTTAGCAGCAGGCGATCGTAGTCATAAAGATTTTCCTGCAGGAACAAAAATTGGTCATGTACATTTAAAAGTAGCTGATTTAGAAACGACTGAAACTTTTTATACAGAAATTTTAGGTTTTTCGTTAAAAAGTGATTTTGGCAATCAAGCAAAGTTTTTTGCAGCAGGTACATATCATCATCACGTGGGGACAAATATTTGGAGTGGTCGCCAGTTACCGCCAATGGATGAAAAAGATTTAGGGTTAGACTATGTCACTTTTTTTGTGAACGAACAAGCAGAATTAGAGGCATTAGTAGCCAATTGGCAAGAAAAAGAAGTCCTTTACGAAGCAAGCGACACACAATTACAAATTATTGATCCAAATGGCATCCAGTTTTATTTCCAAGTAGCGCAATAA
- a CDS encoding ABC transporter ATP-binding protein produces MLEVKQVHVAFKNQLLLQNASFTVEDASITCLVAPNGTGKTALLNVICGLLPSKTGGIKCNGISLRSKRRAFLHQLFFVQNADDLFANLTVKDHLRYVKKMWQSRIDIARVLTQVELTTSQNKQIQQLSLDKKQQLLLAMAIVSDAPVVLMDEPLNGLDVEATQKFEQIFMSLREQGKTLLIASHQLDSVGRVSDKILFLKEQQILTVENLGQDIATQYAEMYLI; encoded by the coding sequence ATGTTAGAAGTAAAACAAGTGCATGTCGCATTCAAAAATCAATTGCTTTTACAAAATGCTTCTTTTACAGTTGAAGATGCATCAATTACTTGTTTGGTTGCGCCGAACGGTACTGGAAAAACAGCGTTACTTAATGTAATCTGTGGGTTATTGCCAAGCAAAACCGGTGGGATTAAATGTAACGGAATTTCTTTGCGATCAAAGCGTCGGGCTTTTTTACATCAACTTTTCTTTGTACAAAATGCAGACGATTTATTTGCTAATTTAACAGTAAAAGATCATTTGCGCTATGTAAAAAAAATGTGGCAATCAAGAATTGATATTGCACGAGTCTTAACACAAGTCGAATTAACGACAAGCCAGAATAAACAAATTCAGCAGTTATCCTTGGATAAAAAGCAACAGCTATTATTGGCAATGGCAATTGTCAGCGATGCACCGGTTGTCTTGATGGATGAACCATTAAATGGATTAGATGTAGAAGCCACGCAAAAATTTGAACAGATTTTTATGAGCTTACGTGAACAAGGAAAAACGCTACTTATTGCGTCTCATCAGTTAGATAGTGTGGGACGAGTTAGTGATAAAATCTTGTTTTTGAAAGAACAACAAATCTTAACCGTAGAAAATCTGGGACAAGATATTGCAACGCAATATGCAGAAATGTATTTAATTTAG
- a CDS encoding ABC transporter permease subunit — translation MFEQMRIDMKRYIKSRFAFFSFLLLALLFLASLFSGLGKAETQQLTALGAIQETASQVQAKADKLSKEKKTDEADREKERLTYLEPLISAYSSTGNTQTRNELNLAYANFNLQEFTAGRQKEIQLIPYPNKTQEITQASLQQDVLYYQYLVDHKIAEVPDSSSQPAVNYVSNQLMYRISSVVLFAFLAIQAAHFFMLDKKQGSIRFLNVLPVSKHKLVMSKVWTFFLLNAGLFFVVAVIVFVVVTSLNGFGHLNTPFLQAMVGKTDVATIGQFLLAYGSLFIAGMFFLSMLSAFVSLFTRHFLSHIAWLLVVLVVVQFGWLQASQAHDWFYYLPFHYLDISTMLFGETSLFMHPVGLGVVILIDWAVVFYVGILLTFGFRKRL, via the coding sequence ATGTTTGAACAAATGCGTATCGACATGAAGCGCTATATAAAATCAAGGTTTGCGTTCTTCTCCTTTTTATTATTAGCACTTCTTTTTTTAGCAAGTTTATTTAGTGGTTTAGGAAAAGCAGAAACACAACAATTAACAGCGCTTGGTGCCATCCAAGAAACGGCTTCACAAGTGCAAGCCAAAGCAGATAAATTATCAAAAGAGAAAAAAACAGACGAAGCAGACCGCGAAAAAGAACGACTCACTTATTTAGAACCACTGATTTCTGCCTATTCGTCAACAGGTAATACGCAAACACGAAACGAATTAAATTTAGCGTATGCCAATTTCAATTTACAAGAATTTACCGCGGGACGTCAAAAAGAGATTCAATTGATTCCTTATCCAAATAAAACGCAAGAAATCACGCAAGCTTCTTTACAGCAAGATGTGTTGTACTATCAATATTTGGTGGATCACAAGATAGCAGAAGTACCTGATAGTAGTAGTCAACCTGCTGTAAATTATGTGTCAAATCAACTAATGTATCGTATCTCATCTGTCGTATTATTTGCTTTTTTAGCGATTCAAGCGGCGCATTTCTTTATGTTAGATAAGAAGCAGGGCTCGATTCGGTTCCTCAATGTTCTGCCAGTATCTAAGCATAAATTAGTGATGAGTAAAGTTTGGACCTTCTTTTTATTAAACGCCGGCTTATTTTTTGTCGTAGCGGTGATTGTTTTCGTCGTAGTGACTAGTTTAAATGGGTTTGGTCATTTGAATACGCCATTCCTACAAGCGATGGTTGGAAAAACAGATGTCGCAACGATAGGACAATTTCTACTAGCTTACGGTAGCCTGTTTATTGCAGGAATGTTCTTTTTATCAATGCTTAGTGCCTTTGTTAGTTTGTTTACACGGCATTTTCTTTCACACATTGCTTGGCTGTTAGTCGTCTTAGTAGTTGTTCAATTCGGTTGGCTACAAGCGAGTCAAGCACATGACTGGTTTTATTACTTGCCATTTCATTACCTAGACATTTCAACAATGTTATTTGGTGAAACGTCACTATTTATGCATCCAGTCGGTTTAGGAGTCGTCATCCTGATTGATTGGGCGGTGGTGTTTTATGTTGGTATTTTGCTAACATTCGGTTTCCGCAAACGATTATAA
- a CDS encoding TetR/AcrR family transcriptional regulator, which translates to MNGFEKRTLEKKQQIIDTTFTLLNREQGLKTLKIEDIAQAANVGKTTIFKYFGNKETLIHETFTMFIDQIRQEAHVIMDKNLPFEETLIALSQNKMHAINLISKQFYLDMMAYMTEKNERGLSLLMEKYSKESIDMLLDLFHRGRKEGKVDLKYSDEFLILYFQSLVEGMSHSTIYEKLLPYTQEWTEILLKGMAPNQ; encoded by the coding sequence ATGAATGGCTTTGAAAAAAGAACCTTAGAAAAAAAACAACAGATTATCGATACGACATTTACGTTACTTAATCGTGAACAAGGATTGAAAACTTTGAAAATAGAAGATATTGCCCAAGCAGCCAATGTTGGAAAAACCACTATTTTTAAATATTTTGGCAACAAAGAAACCCTTATTCACGAAACGTTTACCATGTTTATTGATCAGATTCGACAAGAAGCACATGTCATCATGGATAAAAATTTACCATTTGAGGAAACCTTGATTGCTTTGAGTCAAAATAAAATGCACGCAATAAACCTAATTAGCAAACAATTTTATTTAGACATGATGGCCTATATGACAGAAAAAAACGAACGTGGGCTGTCCCTCTTAATGGAAAAATATAGCAAAGAAAGCATCGATATGTTGCTTGACCTTTTTCATCGTGGACGAAAAGAAGGTAAAGTTGATTTAAAATATTCTGATGAATTTTTGATTCTATATTTCCAATCACTGGTTGAAGGGATGTCACATTCTACAATATATGAAAAATTATTGCCTTATACCCAAGAATGGACAGAAATTCTTTTAAAAGGCATGGCACCGAATCAATAA